A window of Salvelinus sp. IW2-2015 unplaced genomic scaffold, ASM291031v2 Un_scaffold1143, whole genome shotgun sequence contains these coding sequences:
- the LOC112069898 gene encoding ribonuclease P protein subunit p25-like, with translation MYSGCGVGGASLQSQYQGRDSVRPYTGPGGNAQAPMETGVTPARCPVYQVQPYSGQPSCTVNSVSNTQPTPVPTPLPPPPAALKPGQGGFKKVCRTEEDCPCPFPGLASGVLEMRVKEGSKIRNLMGFAMARMQGDVSGVGVSGGGGLRQVVFSGSGRAVTKTITCAEIMKRKVGSLHQLTKLRYKGVREVWESHEGGASEMTVHRTVPSISILLSKDPLDPQEPGYQPPETLSALWEDRDSVDAPQTASKRPLGLSPYSSFPESKRVCLGLDDGTLALSTPLAN, from the coding sequence ATGTATTCCGGCTGTGGAGTTGGAGGGGCCAGCCTTCAAAGCCAGTATCAGGGCAGGGACTCTGTCAGACCATACACCGGACCTGGAGGGAATGCACAAGCCCCAATGGAAACCGGTGTGACCCCAGCTAGGTGCCCAGTATATCAGGTTCAGCCTTACAGTGGGCAGCCCTCCtgcactgtcaacagtgtttCCAACACACAGCCCACCCCGGTGCctacacctctacctccacctcccgCTGCACTCAAACCRGGCCAGGGTGGGTTCAAGAAGGTGTGTCGCACAGAGGAGGACTGCCCGTGCCCCTTCCCAGGATTGGCCTCAGGAGTGCTGGAGATGCGTGTCAAGGAGGGCAGTAAGATCCGTAAYCTCATGGGTTTCGCCATGGCTCGCATGCAGGGGGATGTCAGTGGTGTTGGGGTTAGTGGAGGCGGTGGCCTGAGGCAGGTTGTTTTCTCTGGGTCAGGTCGTGCCGTCACCAAGACCATCACATGCGCTGAGATCATGAAGAGAAAAGTGGGGTCTCTGCACCAGCTGACCAAGCTGCGCTACAAGGGTGTGAGGGAGGTGTGGGARAGCCACGAAGGGGGGGCATCGGAGATGACTGTTCACAGGACCGTCCCCTCCATCAGCATCCTTTTGTCCAAAGACCCCCTGGACCCCCAGGAGCCCGGCTACCAGCCCCCTGAGACTCTCAGTGCTCTCTGGGAGGACAGAGACAGTGTGGATGCCCCACAGACAGCCAGCAAGAGACCTCTTGGTCTGTCCCCATACAGCAGTTTCCCTGAATCTAAGAGAGTGTGTCTGGGTCTGGATGACGGGACTCTGGCTCTGTCCACCCCCctggctaactga